The sequence AAGCCGGTGAGCCTTCGTTCATTGATGAATGGAAAGAAGCTCGTGATGGTGCTCTATTTCGCGCCTTGGTGTCCGAACTGGCGCAACGAAGCACCAGTCGCAGCGCGGCTTTACGACAAATACAAGTCGCAGGGTTTTGAGATCGTCGCCGTCAGCGAGTACGCACCGGCTGCTGAGTCTAAGACTTACTTCGGTCCCAATGGCGCGCCATATCCCGTTGTGGTTGAGTCTGAACTGCGCGAGGATCGCGACAAGACGGCGCATTACGCATACCGGCAACTGACCGGCGACACGCGAAAATGGGGCTCGCCCTGGAACATCTTTCTCGATCCGGCGAAGTGCAATTCAAGCGGTGACCTTCTGACCGAGAAAGCGTTTGTCGTGAATGGCGAACTGATCGAAGCGGAAGTCGACAAGTTCATCGCCGATCGTCTGAAGACGAACGCGGCCATCACCCCGTGTAAACCGTAATCCATCCCGCTAAAGCTTGAACTCTGAACCTGAGTCCTCCTTCATCTTCAGCGTCCCCGAAACAGACGTGGGAGCGCGACTTGATGCGTTCCTCGCCTCGCGCATCGAAGGCTGGAGCCGCGCACGTCTTCAGCGCTTGATTGAAGACGGTGACGTGCTGGTCAACGGGCGCGCCGCAAAAGCTTCTTACAAACTCCGAGCCAATGACGAAATAGAAGCGGAACTGACGGCGCTGCCCACGACGTCGTTCCTCCCCGAAGACATTCCCATCGACGTCGTTTACGAAGACGATGATTTGATCGTCCTCAACAAACCGGCCGGTATAGTTGTGCACCCGGGCGCCGGAGCTAAGACCGGGACGTTAGCTAACGCGCTGGCTTTTCATTTTCAAAACCTCTCAACGGCCGGCGGTGTCGCACGCCCGGGAATCGTTCATCGGCTCGACAAAGACACTTCGGGTTTGCTGGTTGCGGCGAAGACGGAACCGGCGCATGAAAATTTGGGTGAGCAGTTCCGGGTGCGCGAGGTCTTCAAGTCTTACGTTGCGCTGGTGCATGGACAGTTGAAAAGTGATCGAGGCGAGATCGACGAACCAATCGCGCGCGACCCGCGTCACCGCACCCGCATGGCGATTGTGCGAGGGGGCCGTTCCGCACTTTCGATTTATCGCGCGCGTGAACGATTCAACCGGTTTACGCTAATCGATGTTGAATTAAAGACCGGCCGGACTCACCAGATTCGCGTGCACCTCGCGTGGATCAAACACCCGGTGGTCGGCGACGAAACTTATGGCAGCGGCCGCGACAATACGGTCGCCGATCCGGTACTTCGCAGCCAGATCGGCAAGCTCGACCGCCAGTTTCTTCATGCGGAGAAGCTTGGGTTTACCCACCCAAAGTCCGGCCAGCGGTTGAAATTCACTTCGCCGATTCCCACCGAGTTAGAGAAACTTCTCAACGCAATCCGGGCCGCGTAGGCGACGTTTGACACCCCGCGCATCACTGACGCAAGATAACTCTACCCCCTCGGTAACAATCAATTCCCCCGAAATTTAATTCTCGACCAGCTTGATCGAGCGAGTCCGTTTCTCTCCGGCGCTCAAACTCATGGCGGCGAGTTGATGCAAATAGCGAAGGAGCAAAACTATGGCAAAGACTTTTATCACTGGCTTTTTTAAAACCCGCGCGGCGGCCGAAGCGGCTGTGGATGCACTGATCAAGCGCGGATATGCGCGTGACGACATCAGCGTCCTGATGTCGGATGCAACCAGGAACAAAGAGTTCGCGGTGCAGGCAAAGTCGCACGCGGCTGATGGCCTGGGGATTGGCGGCGCAATCGGTGGCACGGTAGGCGCCGTTCTGGCGGCGATTGTCGGAGTGGGAACTGCGATTGCGATTCCCGGTCTCGGGTTAGTTGTCGCGGGACCAATTGCGGCGGCGTTGGCCGGCGCAGGTGCGGGCGCAGCGACCGGCGGATTGGTTGGTCTGCTCGTCGGCACGGGCATTCCAGAGCACCGGGCAAAGGTCTATGACACCGACGTGCGCGGTGGCGGAATTTTGCTCGGCGTTGAGGCAAGAACCGACGATGACGTCGAGAAGCTCGAAACGCTGCTCGAAGACATCGGCGCAGAGAACGTCCGCACGAAGTAAGGCAAGGTCAGAAGCCCGCGCATGACCGATGCTGCGGGCTTCTGGCGGGCCACTTACATTGCTTTTTGTTTGTCGGTCAGGGTGATCCCCATCTTCACGAGGGTGACCTTGTTTAGCGTCCCAGTGGCCTTCAATCCTTCGGCCGCCTGATACAGCTTGAGGCCAGCCCGAGTCTCAGGACTGAGCTTTCCTGTTTCCTCGCCCGCATAAAAATTACGCTGCTTAAGAAGCGCCTGCGCCTGCTTGATCTGGTCGGCACTGGCGCGAAAAACGGGGCCGCGCTTCGGCTTATTGGCATTGGCGGTCGAAGTGTTCGATGTGGTGCCGGAATTTGTGTTTTGGGCAACCGCAGTCACCGCACACAACAAGACGACTAAGAGAATTAGTGACGGGAGTTTCTTCATGTCTTTTCTCCTTAGGTTGGGAGGCGTCCGAAAAGGACGCAAGGTTGATAAAGCCGGAAACCCTCAGAAAATGAGGCGCCATGATACTACCCATGTCAACGCAAGTTTTTTTACATCACTATTTACGCCGTATTTGGGCA is a genomic window of Pyrinomonadaceae bacterium containing:
- a CDS encoding TlpA disulfide reductase family protein, which encodes MKKAVLIFAALILTATAAHAQNNEFAPIVEKTVNYKHWTLNDLVTNKPVSLRSLMNGKKLVMVLYFAPWCPNWRNEAPVAARLYDKYKSQGFEIVAVSEYAPAAESKTYFGPNGAPYPVVVESELREDRDKTAHYAYRQLTGDTRKWGSPWNIFLDPAKCNSSGDLLTEKAFVVNGELIEAEVDKFIADRLKTNAAITPCKP
- a CDS encoding RluA family pseudouridine synthase, encoding MNSEPESSFIFSVPETDVGARLDAFLASRIEGWSRARLQRLIEDGDVLVNGRAAKASYKLRANDEIEAELTALPTTSFLPEDIPIDVVYEDDDLIVLNKPAGIVVHPGAGAKTGTLANALAFHFQNLSTAGGVARPGIVHRLDKDTSGLLVAAKTEPAHENLGEQFRVREVFKSYVALVHGQLKSDRGEIDEPIARDPRHRTRMAIVRGGRSALSIYRARERFNRFTLIDVELKTGRTHQIRVHLAWIKHPVVGDETYGSGRDNTVADPVLRSQIGKLDRQFLHAEKLGFTHPKSGQRLKFTSPIPTELEKLLNAIRAA
- a CDS encoding peptidoglycan-binding domain-containing protein codes for the protein MKKLPSLILLVVLLCAVTAVAQNTNSGTTSNTSTANANKPKRGPVFRASADQIKQAQALLKQRNFYAGEETGKLSPETRAGLKLYQAAEGLKATGTLNKVTLVKMGITLTDKQKAM